The Pukyongia salina genome segment TGCCTATGCAGCTGCCGAATTTAATCAGCGCGAAAAGCCGTTACCACAATTCTTCGAGCAATCCGATCGTATTCGATATCGTGTACGAAGCGGCGATTACCTAGGTAAAATAGCAAGCAAATACGGGGTTACCGTTAACCAGATCAAGCGATGGAACGGTCTACGCAGTACACGTCTGCGTATAGGGCAGCGTCTTACCATCTACCCCAGAGGCGGAGGGCCTAAAACATCCACTACTACTAGCACGGCGAGTGCTACGGCTAAGTCGGGAGAACAAACTTACACCGTAAAGAACGGCGATTCGTTGTGGAGTATCTCTCAAAAATTTCCGGGAGTTACCGTAGAGAATATCAGAAAATGGAACGATATTAGCGGTAACAAATTAAAACCGGGGATGAAACTTAAGATTCAGAAAGGCTAATTTCCCCATAAACATGCTTAGATGAAAATTTTACGATTTGCCCTTATAGGGCTTATTTTTGCATTGTCTTCTTGCGAGAATTCCGCAAATCAGAATGGCTATTTGTTAAAATCACTGGGGAACATCAACACTCTTCAGGTGATTATTGAAAACGACCTTTGGAATGGTGAAGTGGGAGAAGAAATACGAAGCTACTTTGCTGCCCCTGTGGATGGACTTCCACAAGATGAACCGCTGTTTTCCATGAATCAGATGCCTCCTTCCACCTATACGGATTTCGCCAGAAAATATCGCACCTTCCTGCATGTTTCCATAGGCGATTCCACCGGGGTTGCTATCAAGACAAATCCATACGCCAAGCCGCAAACAGGAGCTTTTATCGTTGGGAAAGATGCTGAAGATATTAAGAGATTACTGGAGAAGAACTATCAACAGATCATCACTGCCTTTAAGGCTTCGGAAATAAAAGAAAAACAAAGAAGGATTAAGATCTCCCTAAAGAAAACAGACTCCCTCAAGAAACATTTCGGGGTGAGTTTACGGGTGCCTTCGGCCTACCGTACAGCCCTGGCCAATGAGGATTTTATCTGGTACCGAAAGGCATTAAAATCGGGAGAGACGAACATTATAGTATACGAAGTGCCACTTGGCCTAATACGAAGTGACAGCACTAGCGTAGCAGACATTATAAAGATCAGAGACTCTATTGGAGGGGATTATATGCCCGTTGAAGAAGGCGGCAGATTTATCACCGAAGCGGCTTATGCCCCATATATATTTAAAACAAATATAGACGGTCACTTTGCCTACGAAACCAAGGGAATATGGGAAGTAAAAACCCAATTTATGGGAGGCCCGTTTATAAATTATGCCGTGCGGGATTCGGTAAACAACAGATATCTTATCATAGAAGGATTTGTATATGCCCCGGCTACCGGGAAGCGGGATCTTCAGTTTGAGTTGGAAGCCATTTTAAGATCCCTGAAGTTCGAATAAAAAAAGCCGGTCTGATTCATTACAGACCGGCTTTTTAATATCTCGTAGAAGGAAAATTATTCCTCTAATTTCTTATCGTTAGGATCTTCTTTCGAAGCCTCTTTAAACTCCTTAATTCCGCTACCAAGGCCTCGCATTAATTCCGGGATCTTTCGTCCTCCGAAGAGTAGTAAAACAATCACAACAATAAGTACAATCTGCCATGGGCCAATCGCAAGGGGTAAAAATAGTGCAGTCATCTTTAAGAAATTTATAAGACAAAGGTAACAAGAATTCCTTAGATACAACGTTTTCAGGGTAAGTTTAGCATACTCCCTGGACGTTTAATTATATTTGCAATCGAAGATAAACCTCAATATGGCCGACAAAGATAAACGGACAAAAAAAATTAAACGGAAACTACTGCATAAGTATCGTCTGGTAGTTTTAAACGAAGACACCTTCGAAGAGCGGTTCTCTTTCAAATTGAACCGGCTGAATGTGTTCGTTTTCAGCACTATATTTGCAGTTTTCCTTATTGCCGGCACCACCTTGCTTATCGCCTTCACGCCCTTAAGAGAATACATTCCGGGCTATTCATCTACTTCTCTAAAGCAGCGTGCTACAGATCTAACGTACAAAACAGATTCCCTGCAACAAGTGATCAATATCAATGAAAGTTACCTGGCATCCATACGAAAGGTACTCACCGGGGATGTAAAAACTGTCGATTTCAATAAAGATTCTATTCTGGAACTTGCCAGTAGAACTCCCGGCGGAGTAGACCTGGCGCCTTCTAGGGAGGATTCCTTACTACGCGAAAAGGTAATGCAGGAGGATAAATATAACCCTCTGGCCGATCCCGGATCTGTTAAGATCGTATTGTTTCCACCGGTAAAAGGAACTGTTTCTGAAGGGTACAACCCAAAAGTAAAACACTATGCCGTCGACATAGTCACCGCCAAGGACGCCCCCGTGAAAGCAACGGCCGATGGAACGGTGATTTTTGCCGAATGGACCGCCGAAACCGGTTATGTGATCATACTGGAACATAGCAATAATCTTATTTC includes the following:
- a CDS encoding M23 family metallopeptidase — encoded protein: MADKDKRTKKIKRKLLHKYRLVVLNEDTFEERFSFKLNRLNVFVFSTIFAVFLIAGTTLLIAFTPLREYIPGYSSTSLKQRATDLTYKTDSLQQVININESYLASIRKVLTGDVKTVDFNKDSILELASRTPGGVDLAPSREDSLLREKVMQEDKYNPLADPGSVKIVLFPPVKGTVSEGYNPKVKHYAVDIVTAKDAPVKATADGTVIFAEWTAETGYVIILEHSNNLISVYKHNASLAKEQGELVKAGEVIATAGNTGDLTTGPHLHFELWSEGYPLNPANFIDFD
- the tatA gene encoding twin-arginine translocase TatA/TatE family subunit; this translates as MTALFLPLAIGPWQIVLIVVIVLLLFGGRKIPELMRGLGSGIKEFKEASKEDPNDKKLEE
- a CDS encoding DUF4837 family protein; the encoded protein is MKILRFALIGLIFALSSCENSANQNGYLLKSLGNINTLQVIIENDLWNGEVGEEIRSYFAAPVDGLPQDEPLFSMNQMPPSTYTDFARKYRTFLHVSIGDSTGVAIKTNPYAKPQTGAFIVGKDAEDIKRLLEKNYQQIITAFKASEIKEKQRRIKISLKKTDSLKKHFGVSLRVPSAYRTALANEDFIWYRKALKSGETNIIVYEVPLGLIRSDSTSVADIIKIRDSIGGDYMPVEEGGRFITEAAYAPYIFKTNIDGHFAYETKGIWEVKTQFMGGPFINYAVRDSVNNRYLIIEGFVYAPATGKRDLQFELEAILRSLKFE